From a region of the Thermus caldilimi genome:
- a CDS encoding DNA-3-methyladenine glycosylase family protein: protein MFEHPVLAEFYGRFGPAPFLPHGAPREEPFKVLAESIVAQQLSGKAAAAISARLWSRVKPYPEALLQVPPTILRQVGLSHAKVRALRDLAARSLEGLLVGLDSLEDEAVKERLLQVRGIGPWTVDMFLMFGLRRPDVWPVVDLGLRRAAKALFAVEALGLPAFGEPFRPYRSHLAWYLWRTLD, encoded by the coding sequence TTGTTTGAGCATCCGGTCCTGGCGGAGTTCTACGGCCGCTTCGGCCCTGCCCCCTTCCTACCCCATGGGGCACCCCGGGAAGAACCCTTCAAGGTGTTGGCGGAAAGCATCGTGGCCCAGCAGCTTTCGGGCAAAGCGGCCGCCGCCATCAGCGCCCGGCTCTGGTCCAGGGTAAAGCCCTATCCCGAAGCCCTCCTCCAGGTACCCCCCACCATCCTCCGTCAGGTGGGGCTCTCCCACGCCAAGGTCCGGGCCCTTCGGGACCTGGCCGCCAGGAGCCTGGAAGGGCTTTTGGTTGGGTTGGACTCCCTGGAGGACGAAGCGGTAAAGGAGAGGCTTCTACAGGTACGAGGCATAGGCCCCTGGACGGTGGATATGTTCCTCATGTTCGGCCTGAGGCGGCCCGACGTCTGGCCTGTGGTGGACCTGGGTCTACGCCGGGCAGCCAAGGCCCTCTTCGCTGTGGAAGCCCTGGGGCTTCCGGCTTTTGGTGAGCCCTTCCGGCCCTACCGTAGCCATCTGGCTTGGTACCTATGGCGAACCCTGGACTAA
- a CDS encoding nicotinamidase gives MVEVPEVPKVEGLELPARETALIVVDMQNDFAHPQGALFVPDAPKSVPAIRLLLERARQAGARVVYTQDWHREDDPEFQIWPRHAVAGTWGAEILEDLRPEPGDLIIQKVRYDAFYGTPLDHYLHLWGVKHVVVTGTVANICVLHTAGSAALRWYRVVLPEDATSALTPFDLQAALRQITFLYQGKVTRAEGVRFV, from the coding sequence ATGGTAGAGGTTCCGGAAGTCCCCAAGGTGGAAGGCCTGGAGCTTCCCGCCAGGGAAACCGCCTTGATCGTGGTGGACATGCAAAACGACTTCGCCCACCCTCAAGGCGCCCTGTTCGTGCCCGATGCCCCCAAAAGCGTCCCGGCCATCCGGCTCCTCCTGGAAAGGGCGCGGCAGGCAGGAGCAAGGGTGGTCTACACCCAGGACTGGCACCGGGAGGACGACCCCGAGTTCCAGATCTGGCCCCGGCATGCGGTGGCGGGCACCTGGGGGGCGGAGATCCTGGAGGACCTCCGCCCCGAGCCGGGGGACCTGATCATCCAGAAGGTGCGCTACGACGCCTTCTACGGCACCCCCCTGGACCACTACCTGCACCTTTGGGGGGTAAAGCACGTGGTGGTGACGGGCACCGTGGCCAACATCTGCGTGCTCCACACCGCAGGCTCCGCCGCCCTTCGCTGGTACCGGGTGGTCCTCCCGGAGGACGCCACCAGCGCCCTTACCCCCTTCGACCTTCAGGCGGCCTTGCGCCAGATCACCTTCCTCTACCAGGGCAAGGTGACCCGGGCCGAAGGGGTGCGCTTTGTTTGA
- a CDS encoding MBL fold metallo-hydrolase, with protein MRIVPFGAAREVTGSCHLLLAEGRRVLLDCGMFQGREEEKNHAPLGFDPQAVDAVVLTHAHLDHVGRLPKLFREGYRGPVYATQATFLLMQIVLQDALKVMETPFFDEEDVAEALRHIRLLEFGEWLRLGDLTLTFGQAGHLPGSAFVVAQGEGKTLVYSGDLGNRQKTVLPDPSLPPRADLILCEGTYGDRPHRSFAATVQEFLEVLEGTLSQSGKVFIPSFAVERAQEILFLLYENGHRLPEVPIYLDSPMAERVLDLYPRLVRYFSEEVQAYFLAGKNPFRPRGLRVVESVEESKALNREPGPMVIIAGSGMLTGGRILHHLKHGLSDPKNALVFVGYQPRGGLGAEIIQRPERIRLLGQEVPLKASVHTLGGFSGHAGQDELLDWLEGQPRVLLVHGEEEKLLELGKLLALRGQEVGLATLGEGVEV; from the coding sequence ATGCGCATCGTACCTTTTGGGGCCGCGCGGGAGGTCACGGGAAGCTGCCACCTCCTCTTGGCCGAGGGCAGGCGGGTCCTCCTGGACTGCGGCATGTTCCAGGGGCGTGAGGAAGAGAAGAACCACGCCCCCTTAGGCTTTGACCCCCAGGCGGTGGACGCCGTGGTCCTCACCCACGCCCACCTGGACCACGTGGGCCGTCTCCCCAAGCTTTTCCGGGAGGGGTATCGGGGGCCGGTCTACGCCACCCAGGCCACCTTCTTGTTGATGCAGATCGTCCTCCAGGACGCCCTAAAGGTCATGGAAACCCCCTTTTTCGACGAGGAAGATGTGGCGGAAGCCCTCCGCCACATCCGCCTCCTGGAGTTTGGGGAATGGCTCAGGCTGGGGGACCTTACCCTTACCTTCGGCCAGGCGGGACACCTTCCGGGAAGCGCCTTCGTGGTGGCCCAGGGGGAGGGGAAGACCCTGGTCTATAGCGGGGACCTGGGTAACAGGCAAAAGACCGTCCTCCCCGATCCCTCCCTGCCTCCCAGGGCGGATCTGATCCTCTGCGAGGGCACCTACGGGGACCGGCCCCACCGCTCCTTTGCCGCCACGGTGCAGGAGTTTTTGGAAGTCCTAGAAGGAACCCTGAGCCAAAGCGGCAAGGTGTTCATCCCCTCCTTTGCCGTGGAGCGCGCCCAGGAAATCCTCTTCCTCCTCTACGAAAACGGCCACCGCCTGCCCGAGGTCCCCATCTACCTGGACTCCCCCATGGCCGAGCGGGTCCTTGACCTTTATCCCCGGCTGGTGCGCTACTTTAGCGAGGAGGTGCAGGCCTACTTCCTGGCGGGGAAGAATCCCTTCCGTCCCCGGGGGCTTCGGGTGGTGGAAAGCGTGGAGGAATCCAAGGCCTTAAACCGCGAGCCCGGCCCCATGGTGATCATCGCGGGAAGCGGCATGCTCACCGGGGGACGGATCCTCCACCACCTGAAGCACGGCCTTTCCGATCCCAAGAACGCCTTGGTCTTCGTGGGCTACCAGCCTCGAGGGGGCCTGGGAGCTGAGATCATCCAAAGGCCCGAGCGCATCCGCCTCCTGGGGCAGGAGGTGCCCTTAAAGGCCAGCGTCCACACCCTGGGCGGCTTCTCGGGGCATGCGGGGCAGGACGAGCTCTTGGACTGGCTCGAGGGCCAGCCCCGGGTGCTTTTGGTACACGGGGAGGAAGAGAAGCTTTTGGAGCTGGGCAAGCTCCTCGCCCTAAGGGGCCAGGAGGTGGGCCTGGCCACCCTGGGAGAGGGGGTGGAGGTCTAG
- the tuf gene encoding elongation factor Tu, giving the protein MAKGEFIRTKPHVNVGTIGHVDHGKTTLTAALTFVAAAENPNVEVKDYGEIDKAPEERARGITINTAHVEYETAKRHYSHVDCPGHADYIKNMITGAAQMDGAILVVSAADGPMPQTREHILLARQVGVPYIVVFMNKVDMVDDPELLDLVEMEVRDLLNQYEFPGDEVPVIRGSALLALEQMHKNPQTKRGENEWVDKIWELLDAVDEYIPTPVRDVDKPFLMPVEDVFTITGRGTVATGRIERGKVKVGDEVEIVGLAPETRKTVVTGVEMHRKTLQEGIAGDNVGLLLRGVGRDEVERGQVLAKPGSITPHTKFEASVYVLKKEEGGRHTGFFSGYRPQFYFRTTDVTGVVELPQGVEMVMPGDNVTFTVELIKPVALEEGLRFAIREGGRTVGAGVVTKILE; this is encoded by the coding sequence ATGGCCAAGGGCGAGTTTATCCGTACGAAGCCTCACGTGAACGTGGGGACGATTGGGCACGTGGACCACGGGAAGACGACGCTGACGGCGGCGTTGACGTTTGTAGCGGCGGCGGAGAACCCGAATGTAGAGGTTAAGGACTACGGGGAGATTGACAAGGCGCCGGAGGAGCGTGCGCGGGGGATTACCATCAACACGGCGCACGTGGAGTACGAGACGGCGAAGCGGCACTATTCCCACGTGGATTGTCCTGGGCACGCGGACTACATCAAGAACATGATCACGGGTGCGGCGCAGATGGACGGGGCGATTTTGGTGGTATCGGCGGCGGACGGGCCGATGCCCCAGACGCGGGAGCACATTTTGCTGGCCCGGCAGGTGGGGGTGCCGTACATTGTGGTGTTCATGAACAAGGTGGATATGGTGGACGATCCCGAGCTGTTGGATTTGGTGGAGATGGAGGTTCGGGATTTGTTGAACCAGTACGAATTTCCTGGGGACGAGGTGCCGGTGATTCGCGGGAGCGCGTTGTTGGCGCTGGAGCAGATGCACAAGAATCCCCAGACGAAGCGCGGGGAGAACGAGTGGGTGGACAAGATTTGGGAGTTGTTGGACGCGGTGGACGAGTACATACCGACGCCGGTGCGGGACGTGGACAAGCCGTTCTTGATGCCGGTGGAGGACGTGTTTACGATCACGGGTCGTGGGACGGTGGCGACGGGACGGATTGAGCGTGGGAAGGTGAAGGTTGGGGACGAGGTGGAGATTGTGGGTTTGGCTCCTGAGACGCGGAAGACGGTGGTGACGGGAGTGGAGATGCACCGTAAGACGCTGCAGGAGGGGATAGCTGGGGACAACGTGGGTTTGTTGTTGCGGGGCGTAGGGCGGGACGAGGTGGAGCGGGGGCAGGTGTTGGCGAAGCCTGGGAGCATTACGCCGCACACGAAGTTTGAGGCCTCGGTGTACGTGTTGAAGAAGGAGGAGGGTGGGCGGCACACGGGATTTTTTTCTGGGTACCGTCCGCAGTTTTACTTTCGGACGACGGATGTGACGGGGGTGGTGGAGTTGCCCCAGGGGGTGGAGATGGTGATGCCTGGGGACAACGTGACGTTTACGGTGGAGCTGATCAAGCCGGTGGCGTTGGAGGAGGGTCTCAGGTTTGCCATTCGTGAGGGTGGCAGGACCGTGGGGGCCGGCGTGGTCACCAAGATCCTGGAGTAG
- the rpmG gene encoding 50S ribosomal protein L33 — translation MASEVRIKILLECTECKRRNYATEKNKRNTTTKLELKKYCPWCDKHTVHKEVKV, via the coding sequence ATGGCCAGCGAAGTCCGCATCAAAATCCTCCTGGAGTGCACCGAGTGTAAGCGCCGCAACTACGCCACCGAGAAGAACAAGCGCAACACCACCACCAAGCTGGAGCTGAAGAAGTACTGCCCCTGGTGCGATAAGCACACGGTGCACAAGGAAGTGAAGGTCTGA
- the secE gene encoding preprotein translocase subunit SecE, whose translation MFTRIVRYFQEARAELARVTWPTREQIVEGTQAILVFTVVAMVILGFYDLVFRFLIGLVR comes from the coding sequence ATGTTTACCCGGATTGTTCGCTACTTCCAGGAGGCCCGGGCCGAGCTCGCCCGGGTCACCTGGCCCACCCGGGAACAGATCGTGGAGGGTACCCAGGCCATCCTGGTCTTTACCGTGGTGGCCATGGTGATCTTGGGGTTCTACGATCTTGTCTTCCGGTTCCTGATAGGGCTTGTGCGATGA
- the nusG gene encoding transcription termination/antitermination protein NusG has protein sequence MSIEWYAVHTYVGQEEKAKANLEKRVRAFGMEDKIFQVLIPTEEVVELREGGKKEVVKKKLFPGYLFVQMDLGDEEEPNEAWEVVRGTPGITGFVGAGTRPVPLSPDEVRHILEVSGLLGKREAPKAQVAFREGDQVRVVSGPFADFTGTVTEINPEKGKVKVMVTIFGRETPVELDFSQVVKA, from the coding sequence ATGAGCATTGAATGGTACGCGGTCCACACCTACGTGGGGCAGGAGGAGAAGGCCAAGGCCAACCTGGAGAAGCGGGTTAGGGCCTTTGGCATGGAGGACAAGATCTTCCAGGTCCTCATCCCCACGGAGGAGGTGGTGGAGCTCCGCGAGGGGGGCAAGAAGGAAGTCGTCAAGAAGAAGCTCTTCCCCGGATACCTTTTCGTGCAGATGGACCTGGGGGACGAGGAGGAGCCCAACGAAGCCTGGGAGGTGGTGCGGGGCACCCCGGGTATCACCGGCTTCGTGGGGGCGGGCACCCGCCCCGTGCCCCTCTCCCCGGACGAGGTGCGGCACATCCTGGAGGTTTCCGGCCTTTTGGGGAAGCGGGAGGCCCCCAAGGCCCAAGTGGCCTTCCGGGAGGGCGACCAGGTCCGGGTGGTCTCCGGCCCCTTCGCGGACTTTACCGGCACCGTGACCGAGATCAACCCGGAGAAGGGGAAGGTCAAGGTCATGGTCACCATCTTCGGGCGCGAGACCCCTGTGGAGCTGGACTTCTCCCAGGTGGTCAAGGCCTAA
- the rplK gene encoding 50S ribosomal protein L11 translates to MKKVVAVVKLQLPAGKATPAPPVGPALGQHGANIMEFVKAFNAATANMGDAIVPVEITIYADRSFTFITKTPPASYLIRKAAGLEKGAHKAGREKVGKITWQQVVEIAKQKLPDMNTTDLEAAARMIAGSARSMGVEVVGAPEVKDA, encoded by the coding sequence ATGAAGAAAGTCGTTGCCGTAGTCAAGCTGCAGCTGCCCGCGGGCAAGGCCACGCCCGCGCCCCCCGTGGGCCCGGCCTTGGGCCAGCACGGGGCCAACATCATGGAGTTCGTGAAGGCCTTCAACGCGGCCACCGCCAACATGGGGGACGCCATCGTCCCCGTGGAGATCACCATCTACGCGGACCGCTCCTTCACCTTCATCACCAAGACCCCGCCCGCCAGCTACCTCATCCGCAAGGCCGCGGGCCTGGAGAAGGGGGCCCACAAGGCGGGTCGGGAGAAGGTGGGCAAGATCACTTGGCAGCAGGTGGTGGAGATCGCCAAGCAGAAGCTTCCCGACATGAACACCACCGACCTCGAGGCCGCCGCCCGCATGATCGCGGGCTCGGCCCGCTCCATGGGGGTGGAGGTGGTGGGCGCGCCGGAGGTGAAGGATGCCTAA
- the rplA gene encoding 50S ribosomal protein L1, with protein sequence MPKHGKRYRALLEKVDPTRIYAIDEAARLVKELATAKFDETVEVHAKLGIDPRKSDQNVRGTVSLPHGLGKQVRVLAIAKGEKIKEAEEAGADYVGGEEIIQKILDGWMDFDAVVATPDVMGAVGSKLGRILGPRGLLPNPKAGTVGFNIGEIIREIKAGRIEFRNDKTGAIHAPVGKVSFPEEKIAENIRAFLRALEASKPEAAKGTFLRSVYVTSTMGPSIRINPHS encoded by the coding sequence ATGCCTAAGCACGGCAAGCGCTACCGCGCCCTTTTGGAGAAGGTGGACCCCACCCGGATCTACGCCATTGATGAGGCCGCTCGGCTGGTGAAGGAGCTGGCCACGGCCAAGTTCGACGAAACCGTGGAGGTCCACGCCAAGCTGGGCATTGACCCCCGCAAGTCCGACCAGAACGTGCGCGGCACGGTTTCCCTCCCCCACGGCCTGGGCAAGCAGGTGCGGGTTCTGGCCATCGCCAAGGGGGAGAAGATCAAGGAGGCCGAGGAGGCCGGGGCCGACTACGTGGGCGGGGAGGAGATCATCCAGAAGATCCTGGATGGCTGGATGGACTTCGACGCCGTGGTGGCCACCCCGGACGTGATGGGGGCGGTGGGCTCCAAGCTGGGCCGGATCCTCGGTCCCAGGGGCCTCCTCCCCAACCCCAAGGCGGGCACCGTGGGCTTCAACATCGGGGAGATCATCCGCGAGATCAAGGCGGGCCGCATCGAGTTCCGCAACGACAAGACCGGGGCCATCCACGCCCCCGTGGGCAAGGTGAGCTTCCCGGAGGAGAAGATCGCCGAGAACATCCGGGCCTTCCTCCGGGCCCTCGAGGCCAGCAAGCCCGAGGCGGCCAAGGGTACCTTCTTGCGCTCGGTCTACGTGACCAGCACCATGGGGCCCAGCATCCGCATCAACCCTCACTCCTAA
- the rplJ gene encoding 50S ribosomal protein L10, with protein sequence MPNKRNVELLAALKENLERARGSFFLVNYQGLSAKETHALRQALKEKGARLFVAKNTLIRIALKELGLPELDGLQGPSAVVFYGDPVAAAKALSEFSKKNPKGIPEAKGGLLQGQVLTAKDVAALAELPTMDELRAELVGVLQAPMAELVGILGGVARELVGILEAYAEKKAA encoded by the coding sequence GTGCCAAACAAGCGCAACGTTGAGCTTCTTGCCGCCCTCAAGGAGAACCTTGAGCGGGCCCGTGGCTCCTTCTTCCTGGTGAACTACCAGGGGCTCTCCGCCAAGGAGACCCACGCCCTGCGCCAGGCCCTCAAGGAGAAGGGGGCCCGGCTTTTCGTGGCCAAGAACACCCTGATCCGCATCGCCCTCAAGGAGCTTGGCCTGCCCGAGCTGGATGGCCTCCAGGGCCCAAGCGCCGTGGTCTTTTATGGGGACCCGGTGGCCGCGGCCAAGGCCCTTTCGGAGTTCTCCAAGAAGAACCCCAAGGGCATCCCCGAGGCCAAGGGCGGGCTTCTGCAGGGCCAGGTGCTCACGGCCAAGGACGTGGCCGCGCTGGCGGAGCTCCCCACCATGGACGAGCTCCGGGCGGAGCTCGTGGGCGTGTTGCAGGCCCCCATGGCGGAGCTTGTGGGGATCTTGGGCGGTGTGGCCCGCGAGCTGGTAGGCATCTTGGAAGCGTACGCGGAGAAGAAGGCGGCGTAG
- the rplL gene encoding 50S ribosomal protein L7/L12 — protein sequence MALDIERIKEELSQATVLELKQLIDVLKETWGVTAAAPVAVAAAPAAAAAAAPVEEKTEFDVILKDAGAKKLEVIKELRAITGLGLKEAKDLAEKGGPVKEGIAKAEAEEIKKKLEAVGAVVELK from the coding sequence ATGGCTTTGGACATTGAACGCATCAAGGAAGAGCTTTCTCAGGCTACGGTTTTGGAACTCAAGCAGCTCATCGACGTCCTCAAGGAGACCTGGGGCGTGACCGCGGCGGCCCCCGTGGCCGTGGCCGCGGCGCCTGCGGCGGCGGCTGCGGCGGCTCCCGTGGAGGAGAAGACCGAGTTTGACGTGATCCTCAAGGACGCGGGGGCCAAGAAGCTGGAGGTCATCAAGGAGCTTCGCGCCATCACCGGCCTGGGCCTCAAGGAGGCCAAGGACCTGGCGGAGAAGGGCGGCCCCGTCAAGGAGGGGATCGCCAAGGCCGAGGCTGAGGAGATCAAGAAGAAGCTCGAGGCCGTGGGCGCGGTGGTGGAGCTGAAGTAA
- a CDS encoding UbiX family flavin prenyltransferase → MGLMNGLPRVVVGLTGASGMPYALDLLEALRGLAEVHLVVSQGAKRVLWEEMGLSPKDLYPLASRVYKDSDLGAPIASGSFPTRGMVVVPCSATTLGKVALGLADTLLTRAAYVHLKERRPLILVPRETPLPLPTLRAMVAVAEAGAVVLPASPGFYHRPREIRDLLGFITQRILDHLGLRGHRAPRWGEGD, encoded by the coding sequence ATGGGGCTCATGAACGGGCTTCCCCGGGTGGTGGTGGGCCTTACGGGGGCCAGCGGCATGCCCTACGCCCTGGACCTCCTCGAGGCCCTAAGGGGCCTGGCGGAGGTGCACCTGGTGGTTTCCCAGGGGGCCAAAAGGGTCTTGTGGGAAGAGATGGGGCTTAGCCCCAAGGACCTCTACCCCTTGGCGAGCCGGGTCTACAAGGACAGCGACCTGGGGGCCCCCATCGCTTCGGGCTCCTTCCCCACCCGGGGGATGGTGGTGGTGCCCTGCTCGGCCACCACCTTGGGCAAGGTGGCCCTAGGCTTGGCGGACACCCTCCTCACCCGGGCGGCTTACGTGCACCTGAAGGAACGGCGCCCCCTGATCCTGGTGCCCCGGGAAACCCCCCTGCCCCTGCCCACCTTGAGGGCCATGGTGGCGGTGGCCGAGGCGGGGGCGGTGGTTCTGCCCGCAAGCCCTGGCTTCTACCACCGGCCCAGGGAGATCCGGGACCTTTTGGGCTTCATCACCCAGCGCATCCTGGACCACCTGGGCTTAAGGGGCCACCGGGCTCCCCGCTGGGGAGAGGGGGACTAG
- a CDS encoding GNAT family N-acetyltransferase, with the protein MIRPLLPGEWATARALLQEAHLPLEGLEATRLFLLEEEGHPLGLVGYEGYPPFALLRSLGVAKEFRGQGLGLCLLRFAINEVKKRGFKEAYALTQTIPVLLIREGSVEVPRQKAPPPLLVSQEFQGACPASARLFRRVLADGT; encoded by the coding sequence ATGATCCGCCCACTTCTTCCTGGAGAGTGGGCAACAGCCCGGGCCCTTCTCCAAGAAGCCCACCTCCCCTTGGAAGGCTTGGAAGCAACCCGCCTCTTCCTCCTGGAGGAGGAGGGACACCCCCTGGGCCTTGTGGGCTATGAGGGCTACCCTCCCTTCGCCCTCCTCCGGTCCTTAGGGGTTGCCAAGGAGTTCCGAGGACAGGGACTAGGGCTGTGCCTTCTCCGCTTTGCGATCAATGAGGTGAAGAAGAGGGGCTTTAAGGAAGCCTACGCCCTTACCCAAACTATCCCCGTACTGCTTATTCGGGAAGGCTCTGTCGAGGTGCCGCGCCAAAAAGCTCCTCCGCCTTTGCTTGTCTCCCAAGAATTCCAAGGGGCCTGCCCAGCCTCGGCCCGACTGTTCCGCCGGGTTTTGGCAGACGGAACCTAG
- a CDS encoding ArsR/SmtB family transcription factor, which translates to MAQAFKALADEVRLRILAFLRNPEPSCCRLPGEVCACDLEAYLQLSQPTVSHHMARLVQSGLVRAEKRGRHVFYRLNQESVLALAQYLKDLALKEEP; encoded by the coding sequence TTGGCCCAGGCCTTCAAGGCCTTGGCCGACGAGGTGCGCCTGCGCATCCTGGCTTTCCTACGCAATCCTGAACCCAGCTGCTGCCGCCTGCCAGGAGAGGTATGCGCCTGCGACCTCGAGGCCTACCTCCAGCTTAGCCAACCCACCGTGAGCCACCACATGGCCAGGCTGGTTCAATCTGGGCTGGTGCGGGCAGAAAAACGAGGGCGGCATGTCTTTTACCGCCTGAATCAAGAGTCCGTCTTGGCCTTGGCCCAGTACCTAAAAGACTTGGCCCTTAAGGAGGAACCATGA
- a CDS encoding methyltransferase domain-containing protein: MELERYLIDYYTRQLEEGGCCSSQGCCGSQGLGCGHLLPHVDLAPGLVVLDLGSGPGYETLAAAKAVGPTGRAIGVDLTPTMVAHARAQTAAQGIHWAEFHLAKMEALPLPDLSVDRVISNCAVNLSQDKARVFTEAFRVLRQGGHLVLADVLRHGSRLQGFSKEGWAACRDGAEVWAVYQSLLERAGFIEISVDPLEPPGALGGFYPAVVRAVKP, translated from the coding sequence ATGGAACTGGAACGCTACCTCATCGATTACTACACCCGGCAACTGGAAGAAGGCGGGTGTTGCAGCTCCCAGGGCTGTTGCGGCTCCCAGGGCTTGGGTTGCGGCCATCTTTTGCCCCACGTGGATTTGGCTCCGGGTCTTGTGGTGCTGGATCTGGGTTCGGGGCCCGGTTACGAGACCCTGGCCGCTGCCAAGGCGGTAGGGCCTACAGGGCGCGCTATCGGGGTGGACTTGACCCCGACCATGGTGGCCCATGCCCGCGCCCAAACAGCAGCCCAGGGAATACACTGGGCGGAATTCCACTTAGCCAAGATGGAAGCTCTACCTCTTCCTGACCTTAGCGTGGACCGGGTGATCTCCAACTGCGCGGTGAACCTCTCCCAAGACAAGGCCCGGGTTTTCACCGAGGCCTTCCGGGTGCTACGGCAGGGGGGACACCTAGTCCTGGCCGATGTCCTACGCCACGGCTCCCGGCTCCAAGGCTTCTCCAAGGAAGGCTGGGCCGCCTGTCGGGATGGTGCAGAAGTCTGGGCCGTTTACCAAAGCCTCCTGGAAAGAGCCGGTTTCATCGAGATTTCAGTTGATCCCCTGGAACCCCCTGGAGCTTTGGGAGGATTCTACCCAGCTGTGGTCCGAGCGGTGAAACCATGA
- a CDS encoding acyl-CoA dehydrogenase family protein, with protein MVTTPEQKLVLDTVRQVAKEVLYPLAPEYDRTGEYPWPQLRALAELGFLGMTTPEEWGGAGLDSVTWALALEEIAAADPSVAVVLSVTSGLPQYMLLRFGTEAQKRRYLVPLARGEWIGAFCLTEPQAGSDAASIRTEARRVPGGFVLNGLKSWITSAGQAHLYVVMARGEKGISAFLVEKGTPGLSFGPPEAKMGLHAAHTAEVRLEGVFVPEENLLGEEGRGLAYALAGLDSGRVGVAAQAVGITRGAFEIAKAYADEREQFGKKLREHQAIAFKIADMHVKIAAARALVLEAARKKDQGERFTLEASAAKLFASQVAVEVTREAVQVLGGYGYHRDYRVERYYRDAKVTEIYEGTSEIQRHIIARELYR; from the coding sequence ATGGTGACTACCCCTGAACAAAAGTTGGTGCTGGACACCGTGCGCCAGGTGGCCAAGGAGGTTCTCTACCCCCTAGCCCCGGAGTACGACCGGACAGGGGAATACCCCTGGCCCCAGCTTAGGGCCCTGGCGGAGCTGGGCTTTTTGGGCATGACCACCCCGGAGGAATGGGGAGGGGCGGGCCTGGACTCCGTAACCTGGGCCTTGGCCCTCGAGGAGATCGCCGCCGCCGATCCCAGCGTGGCCGTGGTGCTTTCGGTGACCAGCGGCCTTCCCCAGTACATGCTCCTTCGCTTCGGCACCGAGGCGCAAAAAAGGAGGTACCTGGTGCCCCTGGCCCGGGGGGAGTGGATCGGGGCCTTCTGCCTCACCGAGCCCCAGGCGGGTTCCGATGCCGCCAGCATCCGCACGGAGGCCAGGAGGGTGCCTGGAGGATTCGTGCTGAACGGCCTGAAAAGCTGGATCACCTCCGCAGGCCAGGCCCACCTCTACGTGGTTATGGCCAGGGGCGAAAAGGGCATCAGCGCCTTCCTGGTGGAGAAGGGCACCCCCGGTCTCTCTTTTGGTCCTCCGGAGGCGAAGATGGGTCTCCACGCCGCCCATACCGCCGAGGTTCGCCTCGAGGGGGTCTTCGTGCCCGAGGAAAACCTTCTGGGGGAGGAGGGGCGGGGCTTGGCCTACGCCCTGGCGGGCCTGGATTCGGGAAGGGTCGGGGTGGCGGCCCAGGCGGTGGGCATCACCCGGGGGGCCTTTGAGATCGCCAAGGCCTATGCCGATGAGAGGGAGCAATTTGGGAAGAAGCTCCGCGAACACCAGGCCATCGCCTTCAAGATCGCCGACATGCACGTGAAAATCGCTGCCGCCCGGGCCCTGGTCCTCGAGGCCGCCCGCAAGAAGGACCAAGGGGAGCGGTTCACCCTGGAGGCCAGCGCCGCCAAGCTCTTTGCGAGCCAAGTGGCGGTGGAGGTGACCCGGGAGGCGGTGCAGGTGCTTGGGGGGTATGGCTACCACCGGGACTACCGGGTGGAGCGCTACTACCGGGACGCCAAGGTGACGGAGATTTACGAGGGCACCTCGGAGATCCAGCGCCACATCATCGCCCGGGAGCTTTATCGGTAG